A segment of the Polyangiaceae bacterium genome:
TCGCAGGACACATAGGCCGCTTGATGGGCTTCAATGAAGAAGTGACGACGCCCGACAAAACGGCGCTCATCCTGCATGATGCCGTCACGCGCGGCGGCAACAGCGGCAGTCCCGTTTTCAACCAGTACGGCAACGTGATTGGCGTACACGCGGCCCATGTCGACGAGGAAGAAGACGTGTCGATTGGCGGGCAAAAAACGAAGGTCGTCGAAGCATCACCTTTCCGCATCGCGATGCGCATCGATCTGATTCGTGGAGTCACTGCCCCATGAACATTCGGATCGTCCACACCTACGGCCATCGCGCAGGTGCCGAACGCATCTTCACGAGCAACGTCGTGCGTATCGGACGAGCACCGGACAACGACATCGCGCTCGACGCGCACCATGATCGCGAAGCGAGCGGCTATCACGCCGAGCTGCGGCGCGAAGGCAACGCGTGGATCGTCGTCGACCTCGGCAGCCGCAATGGAACGTTCGTGAGCGGCACGCGCATCGACCGTCGCGTGCTTCAATCAGGTGACGAAGTTGCACTCGGGGCCAAGGGACCTCGAATCCGTATCGATTTCGTGCCTATTGCAGCCCCCGCCGCATCACCCGTGCAACCTGCCGTGCCAGCGCGTCCACCGATGGCACCTGCTGCTGGAGCGCGTGTCGGGCAACGAACGCTCGCGATGATGATTTCATCTGCCGTCAACGCGGCTGCAGCTCGTGTGCGGCCCGGACGAACCATCGAGATCAACGCGATGGTCGAGGCCAAGGTCAGTGAAGCGACAGCTTCGCAACGTCGCACCGCGTACTTGCTCGGTGCAGTTCTCATCGTCGCGCTCGGAGCGCTGGGTGGACTCATCTACTGGAGCACGCGATCGCAAGACGAGATTCAGCGCTTGCGCGAAGACCTCGCGCAGATGCCGCCCGAAGATCCCAGGCGAAAGGAAATCGAGACGCGGCTCGGCACGCTTCATCCTCCGAACGCGAGTTTTGGTCGCAACTTGTACGACCGTTCGCGCAAAGGCATCTTCATGCTTGCTACGGGCTCGGAAGGTTTCTGCACGGCATTTGCCGTGAGGCCGTCGATCCTGGCGACGAACGCGCGGTGCATACACGAAGCGCGCAAGCGAAGCGGAACGCCTCAGGCGATCGAGAACGAGGGACGAGGTGAAGTGCGATTCGACGTGATCGACATGCGCCCGCACCCGAGTTATCGGCAAGGGGATCCCAACAGCATCACTCCGGACGTCGGAGTCGTGACCATTCGGGGGCGGTCGGCCATGGTGCTGGAAATCGCGACGCAGAATGAACTGTCTGCAATTGGTGCAGGTGACGATGTCTACGTCATCGGATTCCCTGATCGATTGATGGATGTCAAAAACCCTGCAGCCACGTTTCTCGCAGCGCACGTCGGTCGTGTCACGGGTGCTGCCGGAAAACCCATGCCCTACAAGGACAACTGGCTCGTGCAGCACGACGCCTCTTCGACACGTGGAACGACAGGCAGTCCGATCTTCAACGGTCAGGGCAAAGTGATTGCGATCAACGCCGGGGAATACTTGGAAGAAGGCGAGCAAAAGATTGCCGGACGGAACATCGAAGTCGTCAAAGCTTCACCCTACAAGTTCGGCATGCGCATCGACCTCATCGAAGCTTTGCTTCGATAACTCTCCATGCTGCGGCACGCGCTTCGCTGGCTCCTGTGGATCATTCCGACGCTGATCGGCGTTTCCTTCGCCGCGTTCTTGTTCCTCTCGTACGTCCCCGATCCCACCGACGATCCAAAAGCGCCGCTCGAGCCTGCGCAGCGCGAGCAGTTGCGTCGCGAAAAATTTCTCGACCTGCCCCGCTTCTTCAACCTCGCGCCACAAGATGTTCGAACACGTACGAAAGACGCGCTTCGCGCGATCGTCGAAGGTGATTCCGATGAAAGTGCGCGCGGCCGAGACGAGCTCGTACGGTTGGGCGGCGCGGCGTTGCCTCATGTGTTGCCGACACTCGATGCTCTTTCGCCAGAACCCCGTGCGAAGGTCACCGTGGCGCTCGCGCCCATCGGCGAACGCATGGGGTTCACGAGCGAACGACTCGACGATCCCGAGCGTGCCGTTGCGTTTTGGACGAGGTTTTGGAACGACCGTGACATCGAATTTCGGCGCGCTGCGGCGCGCAGTGCCGTACGCCGCTTGTCGCGATACGGAAGCGGATCACGTGCTGCAGAGATGCGCGAGTTCGACACCTTCGTGCTCGAAGACATCATGGCGGCGCTCGAGCATCCTCACGACGCGGCATCGTTCGAACGAACGCGGGCGCTGATTGACATCGCGGCACACGTCACGGGGCGCGACGATCGCATCGCTCCCGGCGACGACTACCCCACAGCGATTCTTTGCGTCGAGCGATGGCGATTGTTTTGGCTCGTGTACGAGAACGACTTCGTCACCGTCGATGGTCTTTCACGCTTCGCCGCCGTCGTCCTCGACACGCGTTATGGCAAGTGGGCGGTCTCTGCTTTTACGCGGCGGTTCGGCCCCGGACCGGATGGTGCACCCGTACTCGACGGCGTGCTTCGTCGCGCTCCCGTCACCTTCACGCTCGTGTTCGGCGCCATCGGCCTGGCCTATGGCGTGGCCTTCGTCCTGGGCTTTGCTGGCATTTCAACACGAAGCAGGCGTCGCGAAGCCGCGCTCGCCTTCGTGCTGCTGCTGCTCTACGCGATTCCAACCGCTGTGTTTGCGATTCTCGCCTCGCGTTTGGAATTGCAAACCGGGCTCATCCTTCCCACGGTCGTCCTCGCGCTCGGATTGCTTGCGTCGCCGACGCGCCAAGTTCGAGCGGCGCTTGCATCCGCGTTTGCCCAGGAACACGTGCGCGCCGCGATGGCGCGTGGAGCTAGCCCCTCACGCGCCATCTTCGTGCATGCCTTGCCAACCGCGCTGCTTCCATTCGTCACACTCGCGACACTCGAAGCGCCGATGGCCCTGGGTGGTGCGTTCGTCGTCGAGCGAGTCTTCGGTCTCGATGGGCTTGGTGAAGCGACGATTGCGGCCGTGCGTACGCGCGACACGAGCTGGCTCATGGCGGTGTCGATCCTGACGGCAGCGACGGCAGCGTTCGGCGTCATCTTCACGGACCTTTCGTACATCGTGCTCGACCGGCGACTCGTCGCAGCCGTCTTGCAGCAAAAGAGGCGCAACGGATGAGTCACGCGACCATCACGGTGCGTCGATTCTTGCGCGATCGCCGTGCAACCGTGGGCGCGGTCGTCTTGGGCATGCTCGCGCTCGTCGGCATTTTTGCCGAGCTGCTTGCGGCCCCCGCACCGCTGCTCGTGCTCGGACCAGGTCACGTCGACGTCGCACCTGCCATCAAGCGACCGTACGCGTCGAGTGAAGACCCGGACAAACCCTACGCGGATGCGTTCGTCGTTTGGCCCATCGTGCGAGCGAGCCCAACAGCGCCGACTTCAGCGGGCCCCTTTGCACCTTCGTCGGCGGCACATCCACTCGGCACGGACGAGAAGGGCCGCGACATCTTCGCGCGAGTCGTTTACGGCGCGAGAAATGCGCTGGGTTTGTCCGTTGCCGCCATTTTTCTCAGCACTGTTTTTGGTGTTTTTCTCGGTGGACTGTCGGGCATTCGAGGCGGCGTGTCGCGCACGGTTCTCGTGCGTCTCGTGGAAACGGTCGATAGCTTTCCGGCCATCATCGTCGTCGCGCTCGTGTGGGCGATCGAGCGCCAACCATCGTCCCTGTCACTCATTCTTGCGATCGCATTCGTTCGTTGGGCCGAAGTCGCGCGTCTCGTTCATGCCGAATCGATGCGTGCGACAACCGAAGACTACGCCCTTGCCGCGCGCGCTCTCGGTGCGTCGCGAACGCGCATTTTCTTGCAGCACGTTTTGCCCAACGCGCTTGGGCCCGTCACCGTCAGCTCCGTCTTTGGCGTCGCATCGGTCGTATTGCTCGATGCCTCTCTTGCGTTTCTCGAAATGGGAACGCCGTCCGACAGCGCATCATGGGGCGAGCTGCTCGCGCAGGGAGCTCGTCACCCAGAGGCGCTGCGATTGCTCATCCTGCCGGGGGCGCTTCTGCTCGCGACCGTGGGCGCTTCGTACCTTTTGGCCGAAGCTTTACGCGAAGCGATGGACCCACGCGCCGCGCGCGCGTCATTGCGCTGAGCACCGTCGACACTGACGATACGTCACTTCCGGGGATACGCTTGCAAGCCTTCGCGGTCTCGACATACGTTCGAATGGCCCGGTCTCCTTGGATGGCTTGGGCTCGGCCCGGCGTGCAGACCAACCTCGCCGGGCCTTTTTTCTGGCTGCGAACGGGCGATCCTTTGACGTCAAACGTTCTCCGTGCGGGCCAGCGAGCTTGGTAGCGATCACGTGAACGTTCGGCAAGCCATGTGTTGCCGCATTCGCAGCCGCGTTTGTCCAAGCACGCGTCATGCCCCTCGATGGGTACGCACGCGCAAGCGCCTGCGTGAATCGTCCGGTTCGAGCATCGGCGGAGATCGCTGCGGCACCGGCAAATTCAAGACTTGCTGTTCGATGGCTCGCGACGATAGAATCTGCGTAATGGGGATTGACCAGGGCGGCCGACTCGGGCTCGGAGCGCAAAGATACAGATGAACGTTCCGCGGCGCCGCATCCTCTTCGTGGACGATAGCGAGACGTGTCGCGAAGCGGTCAAGCAGATGCTGCAATCGCGCGGCTACGACGTCACCACGCTCGATTCACCTTTTGGATTTGGAGCAGCCGTCGCGCGCACTTCGCCCGATCTGATTCTCGTCGACGTCTACATGCCTGCTCTCGACGGGGGCAAACTCGTCGAAGTTGCCATGCAGAAAGGCATTTGTTCCTGCCCCATCGTTTTTCTCTCCGAACGACCCGTCCGTGAGCTTCAAAGTCTCGTGCTTTCGACGAAGGCCACGGGGTTCATCGTGAAGACTTCGGACGGTGACGACCTTGCGAAGCAAGTGGCCGAGTACCTCGATGGCACATGGCAAAAGCGCGAGCGCGCTCCGGAAAGCCTGCGCCCACCATCACCATCCGGCGCGGGGCAAGGGCGCATGAGCCCATTTCCGCGCCCGAGCCTGCGCCCTTCGGACGTGCCTCCGCCAACGCGGCGTGGCTCTGATCTTCCTCCGCTCACGCAGCGCGCACCGAGCCTCGACCGCTCGCTTCTGGATTCGCCCCCGCCACCATCGCAACGAAATGGTTGGACCCGCAAGTAACGGCTAGCGTCTTCCACGTCCGAGCACCATTGCGGCGCGACGCGGAAAATCCGTCATGATTCCGTCGACGCCCATGTCCACGAGGTTTCGCATTTCCGGTTCGTCATTGATGACCCATGCGTGCACTTCAAGATTCACCGCGTGCGCCACTTCCACGAATCGTGGCGTAATGACCGGAATGCCGGCGTATTCGACTGGAATCTGCAGAGCAAAGCCAGGCGGCCGGTAGCCCTGGTTTCCACCATTCCCCCAAAACTCGAGCACCTCCGCCGAGCACATTCCCGTCAAGACCCGCGGCATTGCTGTGCGAATTCGGTCCATGAGTGATTGCGACTCGGCGGCGAGAAGCACCCGCGGCATTGCATCGTAACGTTCGAGCAGCCACTTCATGGCCGATACCAAGGCTGGCTCGTCCAATTTCAGCTCGATGTTGAGCGGTACGTTCGGAAAATGCGTCAGCACTTCGGCGAACGTCGGAACGCGAATCCGTCGCCCACGAAAAGGCCAAATGCCCTCGGATGTTGCGAATTGGTATCCAGCATCGAGCTCGCGGATTTCCGACAAACGCAATCGGCTCGCCGGGCCTTTGCCGTCGGTCGTTCGGTCGAGGTCCGGATCGTGCAGCACGATGACCTCTTCGTCCGCGGTCAAGTGCACGTCGAGCTCCAGGCGATCGGCGCCGGCCGCGAGTGCTTCGGAAAAGGACGGCAGCGTATTTTCGGGCATCGTGCCGGATGCACCACGATGCCCGAAAAGCCGCGGGCGAGGACCATCGATGAAACGAATTGCCATTATTGGATCTTCACGGGAACCGTGGCCGTATTGTTGTCGAAGCTCACTTCCTCGAATTCCCGGCTCGGATTGAGGACGACTTGGATCATGTAATCACCAGCGGGCACGTCGGTGACGTCGAGCCATTGGCAATCGAGCGCATTGCCATAGAGATCGGACCAACCCGCCTGAATGCCTTGTTCTTCGCAGGTGTAAATCTTGTCGCATCCCACGTTCGGACCAAAGGCGATTTGTTGCGTATCTTCCATACAATAGGCCTGCTTGTGTCCGGTGAGCACGGTTTTGCCGTCTTTGTCGAGCAATTTGTACTCGGCAAAACCATTGAAGTGGTAATGCCCATGGCAATCCGAAAAGATGAACAGGTCGGGCCGATCGGCTGGCGGAGGCACGGTGAGCGTCGCTTGGCCTTGGTTTTTTGCTTCGACGCTGAATCGCAGCACTTTGCGCGTGCCGGTTCCGCCCACGCAAGCTTCGACGAATGCACACGATGATTCGCTGACCTCGAGCGAATCGAAGAGGATTTCCTCCGCCAGACGTTTTTCGTCGATGACGAGATCCGGCATGGGATCGCCAATGGCATGGCAGCCGCAATCAACCCCGCAGAATTCGCCAGCGCCGCAAGGAGGCGTGCATGTGGGCTTTTCGTTGTCGCAATTGGCAAATACCTGGCATGTCGACGACGAAGGAACGCAGAGCGACCCTTCGGCGCACGTGCCGCACGTGCCGCCGCAACCGTCATCGCCGCATTCCTTGTCCTTGCAATCGGGAACGCACGGATCGGGACGGCAACGCCCTTTGTCCGTGCAGGCAAACCCTGGATCGCAACTGCCGCAATCTCCACCGCAGCCATCGTCTGGTCCGCAAAGCAGGCCGTCGCAATGCGGTACGCAGCCGTTCGACGTGAATTTCACTTGCAGATTGAATGCGCCGTATTGCGATGCATCGAAACCATCGACAATCAGGAAGTACGTCCCCGGATCGAGCGCCGCGTCCACACGTGAGCCGTAATCGCCCGGCGGAGACGCATCGTCGCTGCATCCGACGGTCGCTGCTGACGCGTCGTTCGCGCATTCTTTACGAATGTGCAAAACCGTATCGTATCCCGATACGCGCGCCTCGATACCCATTTTTTCGGTCAGGGTGAACGTGTAGACCTTTTCGACGGACGTGCTCGTCGAATTGCACGTCGGCACGACTTCGTGCAAGCCGTCGGTCGTGTCCCCTTGAATTTGGTGAACGCCCAAGAGAGGTGTCCCCGCCGGCAACAATTCGAGCGGTGACGTGCACGTGCCCGCCTGATTCGTCGGTTTGCA
Coding sequences within it:
- a CDS encoding FHA domain-containing protein, with product MNIRIVHTYGHRAGAERIFTSNVVRIGRAPDNDIALDAHHDREASGYHAELRREGNAWIVVDLGSRNGTFVSGTRIDRRVLQSGDEVALGAKGPRIRIDFVPIAAPAASPVQPAVPARPPMAPAAGARVGQRTLAMMISSAVNAAAARVRPGRTIEINAMVEAKVSEATASQRRTAYLLGAVLIVALGALGGLIYWSTRSQDEIQRLREDLAQMPPEDPRRKEIETRLGTLHPPNASFGRNLYDRSRKGIFMLATGSEGFCTAFAVRPSILATNARCIHEARKRSGTPQAIENEGRGEVRFDVIDMRPHPSYRQGDPNSITPDVGVVTIRGRSAMVLEIATQNELSAIGAGDDVYVIGFPDRLMDVKNPAATFLAAHVGRVTGAAGKPMPYKDNWLVQHDASSTRGTTGSPIFNGQGKVIAINAGEYLEEGEQKIAGRNIEVVKASPYKFGMRIDLIEALLR
- a CDS encoding ABC transporter permease, whose amino-acid sequence is MLRHALRWLLWIIPTLIGVSFAAFLFLSYVPDPTDDPKAPLEPAQREQLRREKFLDLPRFFNLAPQDVRTRTKDALRAIVEGDSDESARGRDELVRLGGAALPHVLPTLDALSPEPRAKVTVALAPIGERMGFTSERLDDPERAVAFWTRFWNDRDIEFRRAAARSAVRRLSRYGSGSRAAEMREFDTFVLEDIMAALEHPHDAASFERTRALIDIAAHVTGRDDRIAPGDDYPTAILCVERWRLFWLVYENDFVTVDGLSRFAAVVLDTRYGKWAVSAFTRRFGPGPDGAPVLDGVLRRAPVTFTLVFGAIGLAYGVAFVLGFAGISTRSRRREAALAFVLLLLYAIPTAVFAILASRLELQTGLILPTVVLALGLLASPTRQVRAALASAFAQEHVRAAMARGASPSRAIFVHALPTALLPFVTLATLEAPMALGGAFVVERVFGLDGLGEATIAAVRTRDTSWLMAVSILTAATAAFGVIFTDLSYIVLDRRLVAAVLQQKRRNG
- a CDS encoding ABC transporter permease, with product MSHATITVRRFLRDRRATVGAVVLGMLALVGIFAELLAAPAPLLVLGPGHVDVAPAIKRPYASSEDPDKPYADAFVVWPIVRASPTAPTSAGPFAPSSAAHPLGTDEKGRDIFARVVYGARNALGLSVAAIFLSTVFGVFLGGLSGIRGGVSRTVLVRLVETVDSFPAIIVVALVWAIERQPSSLSLILAIAFVRWAEVARLVHAESMRATTEDYALAARALGASRTRIFLQHVLPNALGPVTVSSVFGVASVVLLDASLAFLEMGTPSDSASWGELLAQGARHPEALRLLILPGALLLATVGASYLLAEALREAMDPRAARASLR
- a CDS encoding response regulator translates to MNVPRRRILFVDDSETCREAVKQMLQSRGYDVTTLDSPFGFGAAVARTSPDLILVDVYMPALDGGKLVEVAMQKGICSCPIVFLSERPVRELQSLVLSTKATGFIVKTSDGDDLAKQVAEYLDGTWQKRERAPESLRPPSPSGAGQGRMSPFPRPSLRPSDVPPPTRRGSDLPPLTQRAPSLDRSLLDSPPPPSQRNGWTRK
- a CDS encoding glycerophosphodiester phosphodiesterase; this encodes MAIRFIDGPRPRLFGHRGASGTMPENTLPSFSEALAAGADRLELDVHLTADEEVIVLHDPDLDRTTDGKGPASRLRLSEIRELDAGYQFATSEGIWPFRGRRIRVPTFAEVLTHFPNVPLNIELKLDEPALVSAMKWLLERYDAMPRVLLAAESQSLMDRIRTAMPRVLTGMCSAEVLEFWGNGGNQGYRPPGFALQIPVEYAGIPVITPRFVEVAHAVNLEVHAWVINDEPEMRNLVDMGVDGIMTDFPRRAAMVLGRGRR